The proteins below come from a single Bacteroidia bacterium genomic window:
- the efp gene encoding elongation factor P, with the protein MATTSDLRNGIVIRFEGELCVVEEYQHRTPGNLRAFYQVKMRSIRTGRILEHRFRAGETIDVVDLETKKLQYSYKDGDSLVCMDIEGGTYEQYYIPERLFGEKIKYLKEGFDVIVEFEGETPVTAQVPNFVDLVVTYAEPAVKGDTVNNIMKPAILETGAKINVPLFINEGEKIRIDTRTDTYIERVKD; encoded by the coding sequence ATGGCAACTACATCAGATTTGAGAAATGGTATTGTTATTCGTTTTGAAGGAGAGCTCTGTGTGGTAGAAGAATACCAACATCGTACCCCAGGGAACTTACGCGCCTTTTACCAAGTAAAAATGCGCTCTATCCGTACAGGAAGAATATTAGAACATCGTTTTCGGGCTGGCGAAACCATTGATGTGGTAGATTTAGAAACTAAAAAACTACAATACTCCTACAAAGATGGGGACAGCCTTGTCTGTATGGATATAGAAGGGGGCACGTATGAACAATACTACATTCCAGAAAGACTCTTTGGCGAAAAAATTAAGTACCTCAAAGAAGGATTTGACGTAATTGTAGAGTTTGAAGGAGAAACCCCCGTAACCGCCCAAGTTCCTAACTTTGTAGACCTTGTAGTTACTTATGCCGAACCCGCAGTAAAAGGCGACACAGTAAATAACATTATGAAACCTGCTATTTTAGAAACAGGGGCTAAAATCAACGTGCCTTTGTTCATCAATGAAGGTGAAAAAATTAGAATTGACACTCGTACTGACACATACATAGAGAGAGTAAAAGATTAA